In one window of Methanocorpusculum sp. DNA:
- a CDS encoding abortive infection family protein has protein sequence MVVSVEAPATKVIDRKYILDLSERACRDIDDGNYDSAITKSRTILEETFFFVIEKKDDVPSASGDINKLYTQVKNLYDMHGDKNLDKRINMLLSGLEKIISAIAEMRNNHSDSHGVGSKRIDIFDYHARLFVNSSVAMSDFILSVYLNSIKKTG, from the coding sequence TTGGTTGTATCTGTTGAGGCTCCTGCGACTAAAGTGATTGATCGTAAATACATTCTGGATCTTTCCGAAAGAGCTTGTAGAGATATCGATGATGGTAATTACGATAGTGCAATTACCAAGTCAAGAACCATTCTCGAAGAAACTTTCTTTTTTGTCATCGAAAAAAAAGATGATGTCCCATCTGCTAGTGGGGATATCAACAAACTCTACACACAAGTCAAAAATCTATATGATATGCATGGAGATAAAAATTTAGATAAAAGAATCAATATGTTGCTCTCGGGATTAGAGAAGATTATTTCGGCTATTGCAGAAATGAGAAATAATCATAGCGATTCACATGGCGTTGGAAGTAAACGGATAGACATTTTTGATTATCACGCTCGATTATTCGTGAATTCGTCTGTCGCAATGTCTGACTTCATTCTTTCAGTCTATCTTAATAGTATTAAGAAAACTGGATAA
- a CDS encoding lipopolysaccharide assembly protein LapB has protein sequence MADSSLILSAKDKTVLHEYDAAQQLYRTYLKEDPANAAVWILLGDVLTTQENFYDAIDAYDSALNSDPENPEYLVALGSAYAKIHQFSDAKILFEKAATSSGDLRHQYLVGDMLGYLGKYDEALVLYTLLALKHPDEPGLYKRMATVHHHLNRFAEEMMSTNKELMLRKKMVEEHPDASNWFKYAHVLFRCERYDEAKDAFLQTLSFEDNAQIHLHLGETLYKLNDTSGALEQFAQAARFDSRDFAFLSQMAGHLTDLGLYDASITYYTQALELRSVHADTWVGIAYSLLKLGRLEEANAFFEMAKASAAVRELPWSDKLHKSQKTAALDATFPSSL, from the coding sequence ATGGCAGATTCATCTCTGATTCTGAGTGCCAAAGATAAAACCGTTCTTCATGAATATGATGCAGCACAGCAGCTCTATCGCACGTATCTGAAAGAAGATCCGGCCAATGCTGCAGTCTGGATATTACTGGGTGATGTCCTTACCACCCAGGAAAACTTCTATGATGCGATCGATGCATATGATTCGGCTCTGAATTCTGATCCGGAAAATCCTGAATATCTTGTGGCTCTTGGCTCGGCTTATGCAAAGATCCATCAGTTTTCTGATGCGAAGATACTCTTTGAAAAGGCTGCGACCTCATCGGGGGATCTGCGCCATCAGTATCTGGTTGGAGATATGCTTGGGTATCTTGGAAAATATGATGAGGCCCTTGTTCTGTATACGCTCCTTGCTTTGAAACACCCGGATGAACCCGGACTCTATAAACGTATGGCGACCGTCCATCATCATCTCAACAGATTTGCTGAGGAGATGATGTCCACCAATAAAGAATTGATGCTGCGTAAAAAAATGGTTGAAGAGCATCCTGATGCATCTAACTGGTTCAAATATGCCCATGTTCTTTTCCGGTGCGAACGGTATGATGAAGCGAAAGATGCGTTTTTACAGACACTTTCTTTTGAAGATAATGCCCAAATCCATCTGCATCTCGGAGAGACCCTCTATAAATTGAATGATACATCCGGAGCACTCGAGCAGTTTGCTCAGGCAGCACGGTTTGATTCGCGTGATTTCGCATTTCTTTCGCAGATGGCGGGTCATCTCACGGATCTTGGTTTATATGACGCTTCGATCACCTATTATACTCAGGCTCTTGAACTCAGAAGTGTCCACGCCGATACATGGGTTGGGATCGCCTACAGTCTGCTGAAACTTGGTCGTCTTGAGGAGGCAAATGCATTTTTTGAGATGGCAAAGGCGTCTGCTGCGGTGCGTGAACTTCCCTGGTCGGACAAACTGCATAAAAGTCAGAAGACCGCTGCACTTGATGCGACATTCCCCTCCTCGCTCTAA
- a CDS encoding DUF1616 domain-containing protein encodes MPEKDIYATLASMADPKNFPKDLAVILVWVVLTVAMIYVPVLNETFLRVIFAVPVILFIPGYVLIAALFPEKKSIDGIERFALSVGLSIAVVPLIGLVLNYTPFGIRLDPIVTSLVIFILVMMLITVYRRASVPGEERFAVPFEQVKPALKTEFFPKNSSKLDKALSWILIAAILIAAVTTVYVIAFPKEGEKFTEFYILGADKMADDYPEKFFTGTEQFVWVGIGNHEYRDVTYTVETLLLNAEWDSATNSSVIYSSKVLDRYSVQVADNTTYLEMYNFTVYDTDYNRLEFLLYNETVPDIGASAEDKMAAAYRDLHLWIKVIS; translated from the coding sequence ATGCCGGAAAAAGATATATATGCAACGCTTGCCAGTATGGCAGACCCGAAGAACTTCCCCAAGGATCTGGCGGTGATTTTGGTTTGGGTCGTGCTTACGGTAGCTATGATCTATGTTCCGGTATTGAATGAGACGTTTCTGCGGGTGATATTTGCGGTCCCGGTGATCCTGTTTATCCCGGGATATGTTCTGATCGCTGCATTGTTTCCTGAGAAGAAGTCGATCGACGGTATCGAACGATTTGCTTTGTCGGTCGGTCTTTCGATAGCGGTGGTGCCGCTGATCGGGCTTGTTCTGAATTATACCCCGTTTGGGATCCGGCTCGATCCGATCGTTACCTCCCTTGTGATCTTCATTCTCGTGATGATGCTTATCACGGTGTACAGACGTGCTTCTGTTCCTGGAGAGGAGCGGTTTGCCGTGCCGTTTGAGCAGGTGAAGCCTGCGCTGAAGACAGAATTTTTCCCAAAGAACAGTTCAAAGCTGGACAAGGCGCTATCCTGGATCCTGATTGCGGCAATTTTGATTGCAGCAGTCACGACCGTATATGTAATAGCATTTCCGAAAGAAGGGGAGAAGTTTACCGAGTTCTATATATTGGGAGCGGATAAGATGGCAGACGACTATCCTGAGAAGTTTTTTACAGGTACCGAGCAGTTTGTCTGGGTTGGGATCGGGAACCATGAGTATCGGGATGTAACGTATACTGTGGAAACTTTGCTTTTGAATGCGGAGTGGGACTCGGCAACGAACTCATCGGTGATCTATTCGTCTAAGGTTCTTGACCGGTATTCGGTCCAAGTCGCCGACAACACGACGTATCTGGAGATGTATAATTTTACTGTGTATGATACCGACTATAACCGTCTGGAGTTCCTGTTGTATAATGAAACGGTACCGGATATCGGAGCATCTGCCGAGGATAAGATGGCGGCAGCTTACCGTGATCTCCATCTGTGGATCAAAGTGATTTCATAA
- a CDS encoding ATP-binding protein, giving the protein MDPISIDPGLLQLTEIVLTAEVVNTNPALEVNDLPVSIRQMFCTESPGIIARPVVIKEGVLKSYLPTLAARRIIQDEKNSYLLCNDLGQFSVTAFTPALKWYYRHVGPAKLMQNPALTLALETAGETDINYKKSRANIPIFEDTTAYLTGRLAAITEKSESFKEAADLVVPYAPEEIEFSLSDLVCTPDQLAIVRKVQISLENQEFLRSHRIYELGRILLVGPPGTGKTSFALALSRSVHMPVLEVRLSMITSQYLGETSKNIDRIFDLAKKIAPCILFIDEFDYIAKTRISDDNGTMKRGVNTLLKCIDHINLIKDQVLLIGATNHAGMLDEAAWRRFDEVVTFTLPDAGMREAILNHVASDIPCTIDFTTLAARTEGFSGADLRMMLTEAIVSALLSGRKEIDEADVNAGMELVNRRNLVRTGCA; this is encoded by the coding sequence ATGGATCCAATATCAATAGACCCCGGACTTTTGCAGTTGACCGAGATCGTTCTTACCGCAGAAGTGGTGAACACCAATCCTGCTTTAGAAGTCAATGACCTCCCCGTATCAATCCGGCAGATGTTCTGCACCGAATCTCCCGGTATCATCGCCCGCCCTGTTGTAATAAAAGAAGGAGTTTTAAAATCCTATCTTCCGACCCTTGCCGCCCGCCGTATAATTCAGGATGAGAAGAACTCGTATCTCTTATGCAATGATCTTGGCCAGTTCTCTGTCACCGCCTTCACTCCGGCACTGAAATGGTATTACCGTCATGTCGGTCCTGCCAAACTTATGCAGAACCCTGCCCTCACCCTCGCTCTGGAAACCGCAGGAGAAACCGATATCAACTATAAAAAATCCCGTGCCAATATTCCGATCTTCGAGGATACCACCGCATATCTGACCGGCAGACTTGCCGCGATCACCGAAAAATCTGAGTCGTTCAAAGAAGCTGCTGACCTTGTGGTCCCGTATGCCCCGGAAGAGATCGAATTTTCTCTTTCGGATCTTGTATGCACCCCTGACCAGCTTGCCATCGTGAGAAAAGTACAGATCTCTCTGGAGAATCAGGAGTTCCTCAGAAGTCACCGTATCTATGAACTTGGCAGGATCCTTCTGGTTGGACCGCCGGGAACCGGTAAAACTTCATTTGCCCTTGCGCTTTCGCGGTCTGTCCACATGCCGGTCTTAGAAGTCCGGCTTTCGATGATCACCTCCCAGTATCTTGGCGAGACCTCCAAGAACATCGACCGGATCTTCGATCTTGCAAAGAAGATCGCTCCGTGTATCCTTTTCATCGATGAATTCGACTACATCGCAAAGACCCGTATTTCCGATGACAACGGCACGATGAAACGCGGGGTCAACACCCTTCTCAAATGTATCGACCACATAAATCTGATCAAAGACCAGGTGTTGCTGATTGGTGCAACGAACCATGCAGGAATGCTCGATGAGGCTGCCTGGCGCCGGTTCGATGAAGTCGTCACCTTTACCCTCCCGGATGCAGGCATGCGTGAAGCAATCCTGAATCATGTGGCATCCGATATCCCCTGCACGATCGATTTCACCACCCTTGCGGCACGGACAGAAGGTTTTTCGGGCGCAGATCTCCGGATGATGCTCACCGAAGCGATCGTCTCG
- a CDS encoding nicotinamide-nucleotide adenylyltransferase, with protein MKRGLYVGRFQPFHNGHKAVIDGLAKEVDELIIGIGSADISHDIRHPFTAGERVLMITRALNGLEIPFYVIPLEDVKRNALWVAHVKSMVPPFDTVYTSNPLVIQLFAEAGIPVMSPPMYLRESLSGTAVRKKMFAGDAWEGCVPEEVVSVIREIHGIERMQQIAKSD; from the coding sequence ATGAAGCGGGGATTATACGTCGGACGGTTTCAGCCGTTCCATAATGGTCATAAAGCGGTGATCGACGGCCTTGCAAAAGAGGTCGATGAGCTGATCATCGGTATCGGCAGTGCAGATATCAGCCATGACATCCGACATCCGTTTACTGCGGGCGAGCGGGTCCTGATGATCACCCGGGCATTGAATGGTCTCGAGATCCCATTCTATGTAATCCCTCTAGAGGATGTCAAAAGAAATGCCCTCTGGGTGGCTCATGTCAAATCGATGGTGCCGCCGTTTGATACGGTGTATACCTCCAACCCGCTGGTGATCCAGCTCTTCGCAGAAGCAGGTATCCCAGTCATGTCACCACCGATGTATCTACGGGAGAGTCTCTCGGGAACTGCGGTCAGGAAAAAAATGTTTGCCGGAGATGCATGGGAAGGGTGTGTCCCGGAGGAAGTCGTCTCGGTGATCCGGGAGATCCACGGGATCGAACGGATGCAGCAGATCGCAAAAAGTGACTGA
- the larB gene encoding nickel pincer cofactor biosynthesis protein LarB — protein MNEHPHVSDILNQVRDGTLDPVTAEKRLTAMAVTRVGDVANLDMERCSRCGMPEVVLAEGKDTDSLVKIMHSYVLASGRCVASRITQEQVKAVCENLPAGITPEVREPGGILILSDGTLPIPSGGTVGIMTAGTSDIRVAEEARSIAEEMGARVITSFDVGVAGIHRLIPALEKLREADVYVVCAGREGTLPSVVAGLVDKPVIGVPVSTGYGYMGQGAAALASMLQSCAVITVVNIDAGFTAGAFAARIAALIGGKQ, from the coding sequence ATGAATGAGCATCCACATGTTTCTGATATCCTGAATCAGGTAAGAGATGGAACACTTGACCCGGTGACTGCAGAAAAGAGGCTGACGGCCATGGCAGTGACCCGGGTCGGCGATGTGGCAAATCTGGATATGGAACGATGCAGCAGGTGCGGGATGCCCGAAGTCGTCCTGGCAGAAGGGAAAGATACCGACTCGCTCGTTAAGATCATGCACAGTTATGTACTGGCATCAGGGCGATGCGTAGCTTCACGCATCACCCAGGAACAGGTGAAAGCGGTATGTGAAAACCTCCCGGCCGGTATCACCCCGGAGGTCAGAGAACCAGGAGGGATCCTGATACTTTCGGACGGAACCCTTCCCATCCCATCTGGGGGTACTGTCGGGATCATGACCGCCGGGACATCCGATATCCGGGTTGCAGAAGAGGCACGGTCGATTGCTGAGGAGATGGGCGCAAGGGTCATCACCTCGTTCGATGTAGGTGTGGCAGGAATCCACCGGCTGATCCCGGCTCTGGAAAAACTTCGGGAGGCGGATGTATATGTGGTCTGCGCAGGGCGGGAAGGGACACTGCCCTCTGTGGTTGCGGGGCTGGTCGACAAACCGGTGATCGGCGTCCCGGTAAGTACCGGTTACGGATATATGGGACAGGGAGCGGCGGCTCTCGCAAGCATGCTTCAATCATGTGCAGTTATCACTGTAGTGAATATCGATGCAGGGTTCACCGCAGGGGCATTTGCGGCCAGGATCGCGGCACTGATTGGAGGAAAACAATGA